In Azospirillum ramasamyi, one DNA window encodes the following:
- a CDS encoding L-aspartate oxidase, with protein MTFSTPYDVRDAEVIVVGSGLAGMTAALQLAPRAVTLITKTAGLPGGSSLYAQGGIAAAVGPGDRPEDHAADTVAAGAGLVDAAMAALLTRDGAALVRRLLEDGLPFDRAPDGSPLLGREAAHGAARIVHAGGDATGRTLVTAMAERLRATPSVRVETDAFAVDLAIRNGRVCGLLACHGQGWVLHRAPRVILATGGIGGAFARTTNPAEATGDGLAIAARAGARLADLEFVQFHPTALAVDADPVPLLTEALRGAGALLLDRDGRRFMPDEHPLAELAPRDVVARAIGRRVAAGEPVFLDLRPALAAKPDGFPTVLALCADHGLDPFAGPMPVAPAAHYHMGGVVTDADGRTSLEGLWACGEVACTGVHGANRLASNSLLEALVFGARVARDVAERPLAPLPPFALPRPPAVAADVGPALLDAIGGEARTALYEGAGLVRDGLGLLAARRKLDRLAAALDTLRCEDGDAHASPAIVRQWGEARNRLLVGRLVVHAALARKESRGAHCRSDHPLANPDHDIGHDIGAGRRTLTLSDLAGAAGPLPGDAACCIL; from the coding sequence ATGACCTTCAGCACGCCTTACGATGTCCGTGACGCCGAGGTGATCGTCGTCGGCTCCGGTCTTGCCGGGATGACCGCGGCGCTGCAGCTGGCGCCCCGCGCCGTCACGCTCATCACCAAGACCGCCGGCCTGCCCGGCGGCTCCAGCCTCTATGCCCAGGGCGGCATCGCCGCCGCGGTCGGCCCCGGCGACCGGCCGGAGGATCATGCCGCCGACACCGTCGCCGCCGGGGCCGGGCTGGTCGATGCGGCGATGGCGGCCCTGCTGACCCGCGACGGCGCCGCCCTGGTCCGCCGCCTGCTGGAGGACGGCCTGCCCTTCGACCGCGCGCCCGACGGCTCGCCGCTGCTGGGCCGCGAGGCCGCCCATGGCGCGGCGCGCATCGTCCATGCCGGGGGCGACGCCACCGGCCGCACGCTGGTCACGGCCATGGCCGAGCGCCTGCGCGCCACGCCGTCCGTTCGGGTGGAGACGGATGCCTTCGCCGTCGATCTCGCCATCCGCAACGGCCGGGTCTGCGGCCTGCTGGCCTGCCACGGGCAAGGCTGGGTGCTGCACCGCGCCCCCCGCGTGATCCTGGCGACCGGCGGCATCGGCGGCGCCTTCGCCCGCACCACCAACCCGGCGGAGGCCACCGGCGACGGGCTGGCCATCGCCGCACGGGCCGGCGCCCGGCTGGCCGATCTGGAGTTCGTGCAGTTCCACCCCACCGCGCTCGCCGTCGATGCCGACCCGGTGCCGCTGCTGACCGAGGCGCTGCGCGGCGCGGGCGCCCTCCTGCTCGACCGGGATGGCCGCCGCTTCATGCCCGACGAGCATCCGCTGGCGGAACTGGCGCCGCGCGACGTGGTCGCCCGCGCCATCGGCCGGCGCGTCGCGGCGGGGGAGCCGGTGTTCCTCGACCTGCGCCCGGCGCTGGCCGCCAAGCCGGACGGCTTCCCCACCGTGCTGGCGCTCTGCGCCGACCATGGGCTGGATCCGTTCGCCGGGCCGATGCCGGTGGCGCCCGCCGCCCATTACCATATGGGCGGAGTGGTCACCGACGCCGACGGGCGGACCAGCCTGGAGGGGCTGTGGGCCTGCGGCGAAGTCGCCTGCACCGGCGTCCACGGCGCCAACCGGCTGGCCAGCAATTCGCTGCTGGAGGCGCTGGTCTTCGGCGCCCGCGTCGCCCGCGACGTGGCCGAACGCCCCCTGGCTCCGCTGCCGCCCTTCGCCCTGCCCCGCCCGCCGGCGGTCGCCGCCGACGTCGGCCCTGCCCTGCTCGACGCCATCGGGGGAGAGGCGCGGACGGCGCTCTATGAAGGGGCCGGGCTGGTCCGCGACGGCCTGGGGCTGCTTGCCGCCCGGCGCAAGCTCGACCGGCTGGCGGCGGCGCTGGACACGCTGCGCTGCGAGGACGGCGACGCCCATGCCTCTCCCGCCATCGTCCGCCAGTGGGGCGAGGCGCGCAACCGGCTGCTGGTCGGCCGGCTGGTCGTCCATGCCGCGCTGGCGCGGAAGGAGAGCCGCGGCGCCCATTGCCGCAGCGACCATCCCCTGGCGAATCCCGACCATGACATCGGTCACGACATTGGCGCTGGCCGCCGCACCCTGACCCTCAGCGATCTGGCCGGCGCCGCCGGCCCCCTGCCCGGAGACGCCGCATGCTGCATCCTCTGA
- the nadC gene encoding carboxylating nicotinate-nucleotide diphosphorylase, producing the protein MLHPLTVEPIVRAALAEDLGRAGDITTDSIIPADAVATARIAARQDGRVAGLEAALTAFRLLDPAVSVTVERADGDDVPPGGTIATLTGKARALLTAERTALNLMGRLSGIATATRALVREVEGTRARIVCTRKTTPGLRVLEKHAVKLGGGFNHRFGLDDAVLIKDNHIAVAGGVRPAVERVRAAIGHMVKVEVEVDTLDQLDELLGLPVDVVLLDNMDPDRLRRAVRMVDGRLLTEASGNVTLATVRAIAETGVDMISCGWLTHSAPNLDLGLDM; encoded by the coding sequence ATGCTGCATCCTCTGACCGTCGAGCCCATCGTCCGTGCCGCCCTGGCCGAGGATCTGGGACGGGCCGGCGACATCACCACCGACAGCATCATCCCGGCCGACGCGGTGGCGACCGCCCGCATCGCCGCCCGCCAGGACGGCCGTGTCGCCGGGCTGGAAGCGGCGCTGACCGCCTTCCGCCTGCTCGACCCCGCCGTCTCGGTGACGGTGGAGCGTGCCGACGGCGACGACGTGCCCCCCGGCGGCACCATCGCCACCCTGACCGGCAAGGCGCGCGCCCTGCTGACGGCGGAGCGCACGGCGCTGAACCTGATGGGCCGGCTGTCCGGCATCGCCACCGCCACCCGCGCGCTGGTGCGCGAGGTGGAAGGCACCAGGGCCCGCATCGTCTGCACCCGCAAGACCACCCCCGGCCTGCGCGTGCTGGAGAAGCATGCGGTGAAGCTGGGCGGCGGCTTCAACCACCGTTTCGGGCTGGATGACGCCGTGCTGATCAAGGACAACCACATCGCGGTCGCCGGCGGCGTGCGTCCGGCGGTGGAGCGCGTCCGCGCCGCCATCGGCCACATGGTGAAGGTGGAGGTGGAAGTCGACACGCTCGACCAGCTGGACGAATTGCTGGGCCTGCCGGTCGATGTCGTCCTGCTCGACAACATGGACCCGGACAGGCTGCGCCGCGCGGTGCGGATGGTGGACGGCCGGCTGCTGACCGAGGCATCGGGCAACGTCACGCTCGCCACCGTCCGCGCCATCGCGGAAACCGGCGTCGACATGATCAGCTGCGGCTGGCTGACCCACAGCGCCCCGAACCTGGACCTGGGGCTGGATATGTGA
- a CDS encoding carbonic anhydrase: MNQATDHHHGCCQGEHSSRRGFLKLATLGAGVTLMAPMMMSRPARAGSVDTLLLSCMDYRLMGHVADYMNARNMQAKYDHVILAGASLGALTDKKPAWGEAFWDHVAVAKELHHIKRLIVMDHRDCGAYRVFLGVDVASDPAKEAEVHGQYLVKLKDMVKERHPDLEVELLLMGLDGKVETLGA; encoded by the coding sequence ATGAATCAAGCGACCGATCATCACCATGGCTGCTGCCAGGGCGAACACAGCTCGCGGCGCGGGTTCCTGAAGCTGGCGACGCTGGGTGCCGGCGTGACGCTGATGGCGCCCATGATGATGAGCCGTCCGGCGCGTGCCGGCAGCGTCGATACGCTTCTGCTGTCCTGCATGGACTATCGCCTGATGGGGCATGTCGCCGATTACATGAACGCCCGCAACATGCAGGCGAAATACGACCACGTCATCCTGGCCGGCGCCAGCCTGGGTGCGCTGACCGACAAGAAGCCGGCCTGGGGCGAGGCATTCTGGGACCATGTCGCGGTCGCCAAGGAACTGCACCACATCAAGCGCCTGATCGTCATGGATCACCGCGACTGCGGCGCCTACAGGGTCTTCCTCGGCGTGGACGTGGCGTCCGACCCCGCCAAGGAGGCGGAGGTCCACGGCCAATACCTGGTCAAGCTGAAGGACATGGTCAAGGAACGCCACCCCGACCTCGAGGTCGAACTGCTCCTGATGGGCCTGGACGGCAAGGTCGAGACGCTGGGGGCGTAA
- a CDS encoding mandelate racemase/muconate lactonizing enzyme family protein has product MRIVEIREQTAGIKSDIANAFIDFSQMTCSVVAVVTDVLRDGKPVIGYGFNSNGRYAAGGLLRERFIPRLMSAAPDSLLDDSGENLDPFRIWARLMTNEKPGGHGERSVAVGTIDMAVWDAVAKIAGVPLYRLLADRFRGGVADDSVWVYAAGGYYYPGKDVRALQDEMRSYRDRGYKVVKMKIGGAPLEEDLRRIDAVLEVVGSGGNLCVDANGRFDLDTAIAYAEALKPYGLFWYEEAGDPLDYALQAELANHYDRPMATGENLFSHQDARNLIRHGGMRPDRDWLQFDCALSYGLVEYMRTLDMLKENGWSSRRVVPHGGHQMSLNIAAGLHLGGNESYPDVFKPFCGFADGIAVEDGRVRLPDLPGIGFEAKSELFATMSGLLETR; this is encoded by the coding sequence ATGCGCATCGTCGAAATCCGCGAGCAGACCGCCGGCATCAAGTCCGACATCGCCAACGCCTTCATCGATTTCAGCCAGATGACCTGCAGCGTGGTGGCGGTCGTCACCGACGTGCTGCGCGACGGCAAGCCGGTGATCGGCTACGGCTTCAACTCCAACGGCCGCTACGCCGCGGGCGGGCTGCTGCGCGAGCGCTTCATTCCCCGGCTGATGTCCGCCGCTCCCGACAGCCTGCTGGACGACAGCGGCGAAAACCTGGACCCGTTCCGCATCTGGGCGCGGCTGATGACCAACGAGAAGCCGGGCGGCCATGGCGAGCGCTCCGTCGCCGTCGGCACCATCGACATGGCGGTGTGGGACGCCGTGGCGAAGATCGCCGGCGTGCCGCTCTACCGCCTGCTGGCCGACCGCTTCCGCGGCGGGGTGGCCGACGACAGCGTGTGGGTCTATGCGGCCGGCGGCTATTACTATCCCGGCAAGGATGTGAGGGCGCTGCAGGACGAGATGCGCAGCTACCGCGACCGCGGCTACAAGGTCGTTAAGATGAAGATCGGCGGCGCTCCGCTGGAAGAGGATCTGCGCCGGATCGACGCGGTTCTGGAGGTGGTCGGCTCGGGCGGGAACCTGTGCGTCGACGCCAACGGCCGCTTCGACCTCGACACCGCCATCGCCTATGCGGAGGCGCTGAAGCCCTACGGCCTGTTCTGGTACGAGGAGGCCGGCGATCCGCTGGACTATGCGCTGCAGGCCGAACTCGCCAACCATTACGACCGCCCGATGGCGACCGGCGAGAACCTGTTCTCCCACCAGGACGCCCGCAACCTGATCCGCCACGGCGGCATGCGTCCCGACCGCGACTGGCTGCAGTTCGACTGCGCGCTGAGCTATGGGCTGGTGGAATACATGCGCACGCTGGACATGCTGAAGGAGAACGGCTGGTCGAGCCGCCGGGTGGTGCCGCATGGCGGGCACCAGATGTCGCTGAACATCGCCGCCGGCCTGCATCTGGGCGGCAATGAATCCTATCCCGACGTCTTCAAGCCCTTCTGCGGCTTCGCCGACGGCATCGCGGTGGAGGATGGCCGGGTGCGGCTGCCGGATCTGCCCGGCATCGGGTTCGAGGCCAAGTCGGAGCTGTTCGCGACCATGAGCGGCCTGCTGGAGACTAGGTAA
- a CDS encoding LysR substrate-binding domain-containing protein produces MELSWLDDFLALVDCGNFSRAADARHLTQPAFSRRIRALEDWAGTPLFDRSGQPVTLTEAGRRFRPFADETVRRLLQGREEARLAAQSEAATLRFAATHALSLTFFPSWLRTLEARARLGAITLSSDSMESCERLMLAGQAQFLLCHAHPAAAGRLDAESFRSIVVGSDRLLAVTAPDAEGRPRHLLADGETAALPHLSYSRESGMGRILEAVRAAQPLPGSLDTVFTSHLAAVLRTLARDGRGVAWLPESLIAEDLARGTLVRAGVPAADTRWTVPVQIRLVRPRARQSKAAESFWTLAVEAALWRNAESPPESGAAVAEPEHRMEKEL; encoded by the coding sequence ATGGAACTCTCCTGGCTCGACGATTTCCTGGCGCTGGTGGATTGCGGCAACTTCTCCCGCGCCGCCGACGCGCGCCACCTGACCCAGCCGGCCTTCAGCCGCCGCATCCGCGCGCTGGAGGATTGGGCCGGCACCCCGCTGTTCGACCGCAGCGGCCAGCCGGTGACCCTGACCGAGGCCGGGCGCCGCTTCCGCCCCTTCGCCGACGAGACGGTGCGCCGCCTGCTGCAGGGGCGCGAGGAGGCGCGGCTCGCCGCCCAGTCGGAGGCGGCGACCCTGCGCTTCGCCGCGACGCACGCGCTGTCGCTGACCTTCTTCCCCTCCTGGCTGCGGACGCTGGAGGCGCGGGCGCGGCTGGGCGCCATCACCCTGTCGTCGGACAGCATGGAGTCCTGCGAGCGGCTGATGCTGGCCGGACAGGCGCAATTCCTGCTGTGCCACGCCCATCCGGCGGCGGCGGGACGGCTGGACGCGGAATCCTTCCGCTCCATCGTCGTCGGCAGCGACCGGCTGCTGGCGGTCACCGCCCCGGATGCCGAGGGCCGGCCCCGCCATCTGCTGGCCGACGGCGAGACCGCGGCGCTGCCGCATCTGTCCTACAGCCGCGAGTCCGGCATGGGCCGCATCCTGGAGGCGGTGCGGGCGGCGCAGCCGTTGCCGGGCTCGCTGGACACCGTCTTCACCTCCCACCTCGCGGCGGTTCTGCGCACGCTGGCGCGCGACGGGCGCGGGGTGGCGTGGCTGCCGGAAAGCCTGATCGCCGAGGATCTGGCCCGCGGAACCCTGGTTCGGGCAGGCGTTCCCGCCGCCGACACGCGCTGGACCGTGCCGGTGCAGATCCGGCTGGTCCGTCCCCGCGCCCGCCAGAGCAAGGCGGCGGAAAGCTTCTGGACGCTGGCGGTGGAAGCGGCGCTGTGGCGCAATGCCGAGTCGCCGCCGGAGTCCGGCGCCGCGGTTGCCGAGCCGGAACATCGCATGGAAAAAGAGTTGTGA
- a CDS encoding alpha/beta fold hydrolase: MPTLIVWGDRDAFLDRSLAEDAAAPCDTVQVSHLTQASHWVQHEEPEAVNRLLADFLHSGLAAEGHGREAAAMERAPAP; the protein is encoded by the coding sequence GTGCCGACGCTGATCGTCTGGGGCGACCGCGACGCGTTCCTGGATCGAAGTTTGGCGGAAGACGCGGCGGCTCCGTGCGATACAGTGCAGGTCAGTCACCTGACGCAGGCTTCCCACTGGGTGCAGCATGAGGAACCCGAAGCGGTCAACCGGCTGTTGGCCGACTTTCTCCATTCCGGCCTCGCGGCGGAGGGCCACGGCCGGGAAGCGGCAGCGATGGAACGCGCCCCCGCTCCCTGA
- a CDS encoding DUF1624 domain-containing protein: MSAVDGVPAEGSTSGAAGGSKTGGSRRPAIDVARGLALVAMALYHASWDATFFGLARFDLLGDPLWLAARTMILSSFLLLAGVGLVLATRDGLDAGRFLRRLGRVAAGAAAVSAASYALFPDSPIFFGVLHHIALASIVGLAFVRLPAALTLMAAAAAVLAGTSLSFPIFDSPWLRWIGLTSVVPDSNDFVPVLPWIGAVLAGIGLARLWPDMGEGVAVNGAAGRTLALAGRHSLAVYLLHQPLLFGIAWAAALLLPVEAPAVRDFQAACVANCERAGIASAACAANCGCVQSELARKGLWEGFAANRLSERERRGLEDAVAVCRKP; encoded by the coding sequence ATGAGTGCGGTCGACGGTGTGCCGGCGGAAGGCTCGACTTCGGGCGCGGCAGGCGGTTCCAAAACGGGCGGATCGCGCCGCCCGGCGATCGACGTCGCGCGCGGCCTGGCGCTGGTCGCCATGGCCCTCTATCACGCCAGTTGGGACGCCACCTTCTTCGGACTCGCCCGATTCGACCTGCTGGGCGATCCGCTCTGGCTCGCCGCCCGCACCATGATCCTGTCGAGTTTCCTGCTGCTGGCCGGCGTCGGGCTGGTGCTGGCGACCCGCGACGGCCTCGACGCCGGGCGCTTCCTGCGCCGGCTGGGGCGGGTGGCGGCCGGGGCGGCGGCGGTTTCGGCGGCGTCCTATGCCCTGTTTCCCGACAGCCCGATCTTCTTCGGCGTGCTGCACCACATCGCGCTGGCGAGCATCGTCGGCCTCGCCTTCGTCCGCCTGCCGGCGGCGCTGACCCTGATGGCGGCGGCGGCGGCGGTGCTGGCCGGCACCTCGCTGTCCTTCCCCATCTTCGACAGCCCATGGCTGCGCTGGATCGGGCTGACCAGCGTGGTGCCGGATTCCAACGACTTCGTGCCGGTCCTGCCCTGGATCGGCGCCGTTCTGGCGGGAATCGGGCTGGCGCGGCTATGGCCGGATATGGGCGAGGGCGTGGCGGTGAACGGCGCTGCCGGGCGGACGCTGGCGCTGGCCGGACGGCACAGCCTTGCGGTCTATCTGCTGCACCAGCCGCTTCTGTTCGGCATCGCCTGGGCCGCGGCACTGCTCCTGCCGGTGGAGGCGCCGGCGGTGCGCGATTTCCAGGCCGCCTGCGTCGCGAACTGCGAGCGCGCCGGCATCGCGTCGGCGGCCTGCGCCGCCAACTGCGGGTGCGTGCAGTCGGAATTGGCGCGGAAGGGGCTGTGGGAAGGCTTCGCCGCCAATCGCCTGAGCGAACGGGAACGGCGCGGACTCGAAGACGCGGTCGCCGTCTGCCGCAAGCCCTGA
- a CDS encoding MarR family winged helix-turn-helix transcriptional regulator has product MDIPHSDHTGGASPQAIADVMLQIAHIADSLGYTHGLKPSQWTALRYFAGANNSQRTVSAFADFHATTRGAASQMVEVLVGKDLLVRVPVPEDRRVTQLHPTPKALELLRHDPLNDFAGVINALPADDQYRLAETLTSLLRGLLEKRQSV; this is encoded by the coding sequence ATGGACATCCCCCACTCGGATCATACCGGCGGCGCGTCGCCGCAGGCCATTGCCGACGTGATGCTGCAGATTGCCCACATTGCGGATAGCCTGGGTTACACTCACGGGCTGAAGCCGTCGCAGTGGACCGCGTTGCGCTATTTCGCCGGCGCCAACAACAGCCAGCGCACCGTGTCGGCCTTCGCCGACTTCCACGCCACCACGCGCGGCGCGGCCTCGCAGATGGTGGAAGTGCTGGTGGGAAAGGATCTGCTGGTCCGCGTTCCGGTTCCGGAGGATCGCCGCGTCACCCAGCTGCATCCGACGCCGAAGGCGCTGGAACTGCTGCGCCACGATCCGCTCAACGACTTCGCGGGCGTCATCAACGCCTTGCCGGCCGACGACCAGTACCGCTTGGCCGAGACGCTGACCAGCCTGCTGCGGGGCCTGCTGGAAAAGCGCCAATCGGTTTGA
- the rimO gene encoding 30S ribosomal protein S12 methylthiotransferase RimO: protein MGAPKVGIVSLGCPKALVDSERILTRLRAEGYEISPSYDGADVVLVNTCGFLDSAKKESLDAIGEAIKENGRVIVTGCMGVESDLIRQIHPDVLAVTGPHQYEQVVTAVHEAVPPTHNPFTDLVPPEGLRLTPRHYAYLKISEGCNNRCSFCIIPSLRGDLVSRPIHSVLREAEKLAVAGVKELLVISQDTSAYGVDVKYKAEKWYDREVRTRFFDLCNELANFDLWVRLHYVYPYPHVDEVIPLMAEGKILPYLDIPFQHASPAVLKAMRRPAAQEKQLDRIRKWRDECPHLVLRSTFITGFPGETEEDFQFMLDWLKEAQLDRVGCFKYEPVEGATANDLPGAVPEEVKQERWERFMETQKAISAERLQQKVGWTLGVLIDEVDEDGAIGRSYADAPEIDGNVFLNGETGLKPGDMVDVTIEHADEYDLWGSVERDL from the coding sequence ATGGGCGCCCCGAAGGTCGGCATCGTCAGTCTCGGCTGCCCGAAGGCGCTCGTCGATTCAGAGCGCATCCTGACGCGCCTGCGCGCGGAGGGGTACGAGATCTCCCCCAGCTACGACGGCGCGGACGTCGTGCTGGTCAACACCTGCGGCTTCCTCGACAGCGCCAAGAAGGAGTCGCTGGACGCCATCGGCGAGGCGATCAAGGAAAACGGGCGGGTCATCGTCACCGGCTGCATGGGCGTGGAATCGGACCTGATCCGGCAGATCCACCCCGACGTGCTGGCCGTCACCGGTCCCCACCAGTATGAACAGGTGGTCACCGCGGTGCACGAGGCGGTGCCGCCGACGCACAACCCCTTCACCGATCTGGTGCCGCCGGAAGGGCTGCGGCTGACCCCGCGCCACTATGCCTACCTGAAGATTTCCGAAGGCTGCAACAACCGCTGCAGCTTCTGCATCATCCCCAGCCTGCGCGGCGATCTGGTCAGCCGGCCGATCCATTCGGTCCTGCGCGAGGCGGAAAAGCTGGCGGTCGCCGGCGTCAAGGAACTGCTGGTCATCTCCCAGGACACCAGCGCCTACGGCGTCGATGTGAAGTACAAGGCGGAGAAATGGTACGACCGCGAGGTCCGCACCCGCTTCTTCGACCTGTGCAACGAGCTGGCGAATTTCGACCTGTGGGTCCGCCTGCACTACGTCTACCCCTACCCGCATGTGGACGAGGTCATCCCGCTGATGGCAGAGGGCAAGATCCTTCCCTATCTCGACATCCCGTTCCAGCACGCCTCGCCCGCCGTGCTGAAGGCGATGCGCCGTCCGGCCGCCCAGGAAAAGCAGCTGGACCGCATCCGCAAGTGGCGCGACGAGTGCCCGCATCTGGTCCTGCGCTCCACCTTCATCACCGGCTTCCCCGGCGAGACGGAGGAGGACTTCCAGTTCATGCTGGACTGGCTGAAGGAGGCCCAGCTCGACCGCGTCGGCTGCTTCAAGTACGAGCCGGTGGAGGGCGCCACCGCCAACGACCTGCCCGGCGCCGTCCCGGAAGAGGTCAAGCAGGAGCGTTGGGAGCGCTTCATGGAGACGCAGAAGGCGATCAGCGCCGAACGGCTCCAGCAGAAGGTGGGCTGGACGCTGGGCGTGCTGATCGACGAGGTCGACGAGGATGGGGCCATCGGCCGCTCCTATGCCGACGCGCCGGAGATCGACGGCAACGTCTTCCTGAACGGCGAGACCGGCCTGAAGCCCGGCGACATGGTCGACGTCACCATCGAGCATGCCGACGAGTACGACCTGTGGGGCAGCGTCGAGCGCGACCTGTAA
- a CDS encoding HNH endonuclease, which translates to MPVTPDDAELMDVQQGGRCFFCDGPVGAKATFDHLIPQAYGGIDDPANVVLAHRRCNQRKGDRLPTDEELDRFFALRRSSRLGVWPPLRALRGGDEGAGEEERWMTVAQAVARER; encoded by the coding sequence ATGCCCGTCACCCCGGACGATGCCGAACTGATGGACGTCCAGCAGGGCGGGCGCTGCTTCTTCTGCGACGGGCCGGTGGGGGCGAAGGCGACCTTCGACCATCTCATCCCCCAGGCCTATGGCGGGATCGACGATCCGGCCAATGTCGTGCTGGCGCACCGCCGCTGCAACCAGCGCAAGGGCGACCGCCTGCCGACCGACGAGGAACTCGACCGCTTCTTCGCGTTGCGGCGCTCCAGCCGGCTCGGCGTCTGGCCCCCCTTGCGTGCATTGCGCGGCGGGGATGAAGGGGCCGGCGAGGAGGAGCGGTGGATGACGGTGGCGCAGGCGGTCGCGCGGGAACGGTAG
- a CDS encoding OsmC family protein, translated as MAMRQSDAEWRGDLKSGSGTMRLGSGAFEGNYSFPSRFENGQGTNPEELIAAAHAGCFSMALSAGLAQAGHTPTRVHTTAKVHLEKAGAGFAISRIELECEAEIPGIDDAAFQEQAAGAKANCPVSKALAGTQISLTAKLV; from the coding sequence ATGGCGATGCGGCAATCGGACGCCGAATGGCGCGGCGACCTGAAATCGGGCAGCGGCACGATGCGGCTGGGCAGCGGCGCCTTTGAAGGCAACTATTCCTTCCCGTCGCGCTTCGAGAACGGACAGGGCACCAATCCGGAGGAGCTGATCGCGGCGGCACATGCCGGCTGCTTCTCCATGGCGCTGTCCGCCGGACTCGCCCAGGCCGGCCACACCCCCACCCGCGTCCACACCACCGCCAAGGTCCATCTGGAAAAGGCCGGCGCCGGCTTCGCCATCAGCCGGATCGAGCTGGAGTGCGAGGCGGAGATCCCCGGCATCGACGACGCCGCCTTCCAGGAACAGGCGGCCGGCGCCAAGGCTAACTGCCCGGTATCGAAGGCGCTCGCCGGCACCCAGATCAGCCTGACCGCCAAGCTGGTCTGA